The following nucleotide sequence is from Patescibacteria group bacterium.
ATTTAAACCGCTCAAGTAAGCCAAACGCCCGCCAAAACAAAAGCCAATAACACAAATTGATTCGAGCTGGGTCTGGCTGCTGCTAATTTCTTCCTGGGCTTTGCTGAAGATATTGACAAAATCCTGGCCTGTCATTTTAGCCATTAAGCCCGACGCAGTGGCTTGATCGGCCTGGGGATTAAAATTATTAGACTGTCCCGTCAGCTGGTAGAAGTAATCCAGCACATAACAGGGCTGTTGATAACGCTGACTCAATGCCTGAGCAGTGGTGGTGGCGTAGTCAGTTTGGCCCCAGATGTCTGGCAGCATTATTATGACCCTGGTGGCAGCTAAGCTAGAGTTGGTGACTTTCAAAAACTGACTCATAGCAATATTTTACCATAGCTAGGTTCGGCCTAGCTGCCGAGCAGATAATAATTGACATATCGGAAGTTAGTAATAAGATAAATACACAGGCTACCTTAATATCG
It contains:
- a CDS encoding dienelactone hydrolase family protein; amino-acid sequence: MSQFLKVTNSSLAATRVIIMLPDIWGQTDYATTTAQALSQRYQQPCYVLDYFYQLTGQSNNFNPQADQATASGLMAKMTGQDFVNIFSKAQEEISSSQTQLESICVIGFCFGGRLAYLSGLNSKVKKIVSFYGAGGHTPSYYQDKTPIEALCEVRKEDESLAVMSFYGDKDSSIPEADRQLTSQAFKNARINYTEKVYDAGHAYFQPGRVEMYNKAAANASWADLATFIKY